A DNA window from Buttiauxella agrestis contains the following coding sequences:
- a CDS encoding bifunctional sugar phosphate isomerase/epimerase/4-hydroxyphenylpyruvate dioxygenase family protein has translation MQRSIATVSISGTLPEKLAAISAAGFDGVEIFENDLLYYPGSPADVRKMAADLGLTITLFQPFRDFEGASRPQFANNLERARRKFALMHELGCDTMLLCSNVAPDCSANIDLQVSDLAHLAELAHLNEITVGYEALAWGTHVNRYRQAWERVKQVNSPALGLVLDSFHVLSLGDQLINLDDIPVEKITFLQLADAPLMKMDVLEWSRHFRCFPGQGELPVVEFTRLLTEKGFRGPWSLEIFNDSFRATPNAPTAKDGYRSLLWLEEQTWQTNPQIDAPLFHSAPQASYQGIEFLEFATDDKDAVAMGEALQPLGFDHAGEHRSKDVSLWRNGGVNIIINHQSHSWADEFHRRHGVSLCAMAWRVQGAANVLQRAQDYGYPVWHEKHGPDERALAAVCAPDGSLIYLIEAPEQGESDIYQTDFTLSETAAKGMLRGIDHLALGLVEGSRDNWIMFFRAVFGFELDTELSVPDPYGLVRSQVMHSPCHSIRLPLNMSHSLDTQIARSVASYQGTGLQHAAFACDDLPSTVESLQSKGLKLLPIPANYYGDLLARYGVNNALLQGLERLDILYERDAQQHEFLHAYTPAFRPDRFFFELVERRGDYQQYGATNAAVRLAAMQMR, from the coding sequence ATGCAGCGTTCAATTGCAACCGTATCTATCTCTGGCACGTTGCCTGAAAAACTGGCCGCAATTTCGGCTGCTGGTTTTGACGGTGTCGAAATCTTTGAAAACGACCTGCTTTATTACCCAGGCTCCCCGGCCGACGTGCGCAAAATGGCGGCGGATTTGGGACTGACCATCACGCTCTTCCAGCCGTTTCGCGATTTTGAAGGAGCATCGCGCCCGCAGTTTGCCAACAATCTGGAACGGGCGCGCCGCAAATTCGCTCTGATGCATGAGCTGGGCTGCGACACCATGCTGCTGTGCAGCAATGTGGCACCCGATTGCTCCGCCAACATTGATTTGCAGGTCAGCGATCTCGCCCATCTTGCTGAACTTGCACACCTTAATGAAATCACCGTCGGTTATGAAGCGTTAGCGTGGGGCACGCACGTGAATCGTTATCGCCAGGCGTGGGAGCGGGTAAAACAGGTTAACAGCCCGGCGTTGGGGCTGGTGCTCGACAGCTTCCACGTGCTTTCGCTCGGCGATCAATTGATTAATCTCGACGATATTCCTGTCGAGAAGATCACCTTCCTGCAACTGGCCGATGCGCCGCTGATGAAAATGGATGTGCTGGAGTGGAGCCGCCATTTCCGTTGCTTCCCAGGGCAGGGTGAATTGCCGGTGGTGGAGTTCACTCGTTTGCTGACTGAGAAAGGTTTCCGCGGGCCATGGTCGCTGGAGATTTTCAACGACAGTTTCCGCGCCACGCCGAACGCGCCAACGGCCAAAGATGGTTATCGCTCGCTGTTATGGCTGGAGGAGCAAACCTGGCAGACCAACCCGCAAATTGACGCGCCACTTTTTCACAGTGCACCGCAGGCGAGCTATCAGGGCATTGAGTTTTTAGAGTTTGCCACCGATGATAAAGATGCCGTGGCAATGGGCGAAGCCTTGCAACCGCTGGGTTTCGACCATGCCGGAGAGCACCGTTCCAAAGACGTTTCGCTGTGGCGCAACGGCGGCGTGAATATCATTATCAACCACCAGTCGCACAGTTGGGCGGATGAATTTCATCGCCGCCACGGTGTTTCGCTGTGCGCGATGGCGTGGCGGGTGCAGGGCGCTGCAAACGTTTTGCAGCGCGCGCAAGATTACGGCTACCCCGTCTGGCATGAAAAACACGGCCCGGATGAGCGTGCACTGGCAGCGGTTTGTGCGCCAGATGGCAGCTTGATTTACTTGATTGAAGCGCCTGAGCAGGGCGAAAGCGACATTTATCAAACCGATTTCACGCTCTCAGAAACTGCCGCCAAAGGCATGCTGCGCGGCATTGATCACCTGGCGCTTGGCCTGGTGGAAGGCAGTCGCGATAACTGGATTATGTTCTTCCGGGCGGTATTTGGGTTCGAGCTGGATACCGAACTGAGCGTGCCGGACCCGTATGGTCTGGTCAGGAGCCAGGTGATGCACAGCCCGTGTCATTCGATTCGCCTGCCGCTGAATATGTCGCACAGTCTCGATACGCAAATTGCCCGGTCGGTGGCGAGTTATCAGGGAACCGGCCTGCAACATGCGGCATTTGCCTGTGATGATTTACCTTCGACGGTAGAAAGCCTGCAATCTAAAGGACTGAAGTTACTTCCTATTCCGGCGAATTATTACGGCGATTTATTGGCGCGCTACGGAGTCAATAACGCGTTATTACAAGGGCTTGAGCGTCTGGATATTCTATATGAGCGGGATGCGCAGCAGCATGAGTTTTTGCATGCCTACACACCGGCATTCCGTCCTGACCGTTTCTTCTTTGAACTGGTCGAACGGCGGGGTGATTATCAACAGTACGGTGCGACTAATGCGGCGGTTCGTCTGGCTGCAATGCAGATGCGGTAA
- the yghU gene encoding glutathione-dependent disulfide-bond oxidoreductase: MSDNNYQPPKVWTWIKGEGGTFSNINRPIAGPTHERTLPIGKHPLQLYSLGTPNGQKVTILLEELLALGVSEAEYDAHLIRIGEGDQFSSGFVDVNPNSKIPALMDHSATPPIRVFESGAILFYLAEKFGHFLPKEIAARTETLNWLFWLQGSAPYLGGGFGHFYNYAPMKIEYAINRFAMEAKRQLDVLDRQLATHRFIAGDEYTIADIAIWPWYGSLAKGGLYDAAEFLDVASYKNFVRWADEVASRPAVKRGRIVNRTFGEPSQQLHERHDASDFELRTQDKLEK; this comes from the coding sequence ATGTCAGATAACAACTATCAGCCACCAAAAGTCTGGACGTGGATAAAAGGCGAAGGCGGCACCTTCTCTAATATCAACCGCCCCATTGCAGGCCCGACCCACGAGCGCACGCTGCCGATTGGCAAGCACCCGTTGCAGCTTTATTCCCTCGGCACACCGAACGGGCAGAAGGTCACTATTCTGCTTGAGGAGTTGCTGGCGCTGGGCGTGAGTGAGGCTGAGTACGACGCGCATTTGATTCGCATCGGTGAAGGAGATCAGTTCTCAAGTGGCTTTGTGGACGTGAACCCGAACTCGAAAATCCCGGCATTGATGGACCATTCGGCGACACCACCGATTCGCGTGTTTGAGTCCGGTGCCATCCTGTTTTACCTGGCAGAGAAGTTTGGTCACTTCTTGCCAAAAGAGATTGCGGCGCGGACTGAAACGCTGAATTGGCTCTTCTGGCTGCAAGGCTCCGCGCCGTATCTGGGCGGTGGTTTTGGCCATTTCTACAATTACGCACCGATGAAAATTGAGTACGCAATTAACCGCTTCGCCATGGAAGCCAAGCGCCAGTTGGACGTGCTCGACAGGCAACTGGCTACGCATCGTTTTATTGCCGGCGATGAATACACCATTGCAGATATCGCGATTTGGCCGTGGTACGGATCTCTTGCAAAAGGTGGGCTGTACGACGCGGCGGAATTCCTCGATGTTGCCTCGTACAAAAACTTTGTCCGCTGGGCCGATGAAGTGGCAAGCCGCCCGGCGGTGAAGCGTGGGCGTATTGTGAACCGCACCTTTGGCGAACCGTCACAGCAATTGCATGAGCGCCATGATGCATCAGACTTTGAGTTACGCACTCAGGATAAATTAGAGAAGTAA
- a CDS encoding Spy/CpxP family protein refolding chaperone — translation MNKIFKLVVMATVLSFCGVALASHSTDTLPQDSLVKQLQLTPEQIQQVKSLRKNTEQEIGKINTDALKQDAIIDMFSSGMWSDAEAKKQLDAVGDIQNQVRFQRAKYLFQVSQILNREQKQHLQQILIEKQLY, via the coding sequence ATGAATAAAATATTTAAGCTTGTCGTGATGGCAACTGTGCTGTCATTTTGCGGTGTGGCTTTGGCTTCTCATTCTACTGACACGCTACCGCAAGATTCGCTGGTTAAACAATTACAGCTGACACCTGAACAAATTCAGCAAGTAAAATCACTGCGTAAGAACACGGAACAAGAAATTGGCAAAATCAACACCGATGCTTTAAAGCAAGATGCGATCATTGATATGTTCAGTTCCGGAATGTGGAGTGATGCTGAGGCTAAGAAGCAGCTCGATGCCGTTGGTGATATTCAGAATCAGGTGCGGTTCCAGAGAGCAAAATATCTTTTTCAGGTCAGTCAGATACTGAACCGAGAGCAAAAGCAACATTTGCAGCAAATATTGATTGAGAAACAGCTCTATTAA
- a CDS encoding YfaZ family outer membrane protein, whose translation MKLLKMVFLIGAVCAANSAHAVSIHGEAGSKWTNFGVSFGANEPGFTFSGNWAHNDNDGDVASLGMGWNIPLGSVLVTLGGKTLYLNPDDNDEGYAVAVGGGAQLPLGDHFSLYGDAYFSPDSLSSGVKQYGEANAGVRWKVNPTFSVDAGYRYLGMEGKDGHSDNILADGAYAGVNFNF comes from the coding sequence ATGAAATTATTAAAAATGGTTTTTCTGATTGGTGCGGTATGCGCCGCAAATTCGGCTCATGCCGTGTCGATTCATGGTGAGGCGGGTTCCAAATGGACCAATTTCGGCGTGAGCTTTGGCGCGAACGAACCGGGTTTTACGTTCAGCGGAAATTGGGCGCACAACGATAACGACGGCGACGTCGCCAGCCTGGGAATGGGATGGAATATTCCGTTGGGTTCGGTACTCGTGACGCTGGGCGGCAAGACGCTTTATCTCAACCCGGATGATAACGATGAAGGTTATGCCGTGGCAGTCGGCGGCGGCGCGCAACTTCCCCTTGGCGATCACTTTTCTTTATATGGCGATGCCTATTTCTCGCCTGACTCGCTTTCAAGCGGCGTGAAACAATATGGTGAAGCGAACGCGGGTGTGCGCTGGAAAGTGAACCCAACCTTCTCTGTTGATGCCGGATACCGCTATTTGGGAATGGAAGGGAAAGATGGGCATAGTGATAATATCTTAGCGGACGGCGCTTATGCCGGGGTTAATTTCAATTTCTGA
- the ompA gene encoding porin OmpA — MKKTLIALIVINACAVTNANAAADANTWYSGAKLGWSHYSDISGNNNFNGNQNNSTEFDTDSDNVGGGVFWGYQILPWLAVESGYDYLGNMQVQGNNGAENGKMKAQGLQFSMKASYSFNENWDIYGRAGAMGYRAETDQAEHSNFETGVRPLAAIGTEYEFNDNWAGRLEYQWVSNVGNSNQIGMSADINTVTAGVVYRFGQNSAAPVAESAPVVEGPPEPQRFNLKSDVMFEFNSAVLSAQGESAVRDLYNRPEIQVAKEKTTMVIGFSDRLGSAEYNLNLSTKRAQAVADELVRLGMPAQNVQAEGRGLSEPVTGTTCDALQERSELINCLAPDRRVVVEIAGVGE; from the coding sequence ATGAAAAAGACTCTTATTGCGTTAATCGTCATCAATGCCTGCGCAGTAACCAATGCTAATGCCGCAGCGGATGCTAATACCTGGTACAGTGGTGCGAAATTAGGTTGGTCACATTACTCAGATATCAGTGGCAATAATAATTTTAATGGCAACCAGAATAACTCTACCGAATTTGATACTGACAGTGACAATGTGGGTGGCGGCGTATTCTGGGGCTATCAAATTCTTCCCTGGTTGGCGGTAGAAAGCGGATACGATTATCTCGGTAATATGCAGGTTCAGGGAAATAACGGCGCAGAGAATGGCAAAATGAAGGCTCAGGGTCTGCAATTTTCGATGAAAGCCAGCTACTCATTCAACGAAAATTGGGATATCTACGGTCGCGCGGGTGCCATGGGGTATCGTGCGGAAACTGACCAGGCTGAACACAGTAATTTTGAAACCGGTGTTCGTCCATTGGCCGCCATTGGTACGGAATACGAATTTAATGATAACTGGGCTGGCCGCCTGGAATATCAGTGGGTGAGCAACGTCGGAAATTCAAACCAGATTGGCATGTCCGCTGATATCAATACCGTCACCGCAGGCGTGGTCTATCGCTTTGGGCAAAATTCCGCAGCACCGGTTGCTGAATCAGCGCCAGTGGTAGAAGGCCCGCCAGAACCACAGCGCTTTAACCTCAAATCTGACGTGATGTTTGAATTCAACTCTGCGGTGCTTTCTGCACAGGGGGAATCGGCGGTACGTGATCTCTACAATCGCCCTGAAATTCAGGTCGCTAAAGAAAAAACCACGATGGTGATTGGCTTTAGCGATCGCCTCGGATCGGCTGAATACAACCTCAACCTTTCGACAAAACGCGCCCAGGCCGTGGCCGATGAACTGGTGCGTTTAGGGATGCCCGCTCAAAACGTGCAGGCCGAAGGCCGCGGTTTAAGTGAACCAGTGACCGGAACAACGTGTGATGCGCTGCAAGAACGCAGCGAACTGATTAATTGCCTGGCACCTGACCGCCGCGTGGTGGTCGAAATCGCCGGTGTCGGCGAATAA
- a CDS encoding helix-turn-helix domain-containing protein, with the protein MIIPPPTRPEAAIQNLITALEPYGTPMEVIPRKRINWEYKEIPQFYVFKSGELSVLRATDGLVITTVYDQNLFGIAESIQPLRSHILRAETECTMLRLDASLGHELITEKGLWKDIAIILAYYTTHLFYRDSVVVQQRTYSIIRGHLLEMNRLSTELRSRVSILDYIQERTHLSRSSILNVMFALKSGGYIEIKRGGYLIEVINLPERF; encoded by the coding sequence ATGATTATACCCCCTCCCACGCGGCCAGAAGCTGCCATTCAGAATCTCATTACAGCCCTGGAACCCTATGGAACCCCCATGGAGGTTATTCCGCGTAAAAGGATAAACTGGGAATATAAAGAGATCCCTCAGTTCTATGTCTTTAAAAGTGGTGAGCTTTCTGTTCTGCGAGCCACAGACGGTCTGGTCATCACCACGGTGTATGATCAGAATTTGTTTGGCATTGCAGAGAGCATCCAGCCACTGCGCAGCCATATTCTGCGTGCAGAAACTGAATGTACCATGCTGCGTCTTGATGCCAGCCTCGGGCATGAACTCATCACCGAGAAAGGGTTATGGAAAGATATTGCTATCATTCTGGCTTATTACACCACTCATCTTTTCTATCGTGATTCAGTCGTTGTGCAGCAGCGGACCTATTCGATAATTCGCGGTCATCTTCTTGAAATGAACCGCCTTTCAACAGAATTACGTTCAAGAGTTTCTATTCTTGACTATATTCAGGAACGAACGCATTTATCCCGTAGCAGTATTTTGAATGTGATGTTTGCCTTAAAGAGCGGTGGTTACATTGAAATCAAACGGGGTGGCTATTTGATCGAGGTGATTAATTTACCCGAGAGGTTCTGA
- a CDS encoding DUF3302 domain-containing protein, whose translation MFLDYVALVALIFVGLTLFYGVIVVHDIPYEIAVHRNHPHQDAIHAAGWVSLFTLHVLWPFLWIWAMLYREDRGWGFTVKNNEMDALRERIAQLEAQHQKTQTKPSTAE comes from the coding sequence ATGTTTCTCGATTATGTTGCCTTAGTGGCACTTATCTTTGTTGGGTTGACGCTATTTTATGGCGTGATTGTGGTACACGATATTCCCTATGAAATAGCCGTGCATCGGAATCATCCTCATCAGGATGCTATTCATGCTGCGGGCTGGGTAAGTTTATTCACTCTCCATGTTTTGTGGCCATTTTTGTGGATCTGGGCAATGTTATATCGCGAAGACCGGGGCTGGGGATTCACGGTTAAAAATAACGAAATGGATGCCTTGCGAGAAAGAATAGCGCAACTCGAAGCCCAGCATCAAAAAACGCAAACAAAGCCATCAACGGCCGAATAA
- a CDS encoding HlyD family secretion protein yields the protein MDLLLILTYTAICFGIFKFFKIPLNKWTVPTAVLGGIVLIGSLLLLMNYNHPYSERAQMVTVTLPIIPEVEGVVVEVTPHANQKLKKGDFLFRIDPTAYEAKVEALKGEVETAQQNVEMLKARLASENADIAQAKAVRDLALKDANRYQNGSKDKMKSPFTDQEVVRAQQNYLAAQAQWRSVLSKRDETAAQLNAMINGENAAVYRIKSKLKEAEYFLARTVVYAPSDGYATQLLLKPGMFVRPLPLRPVMVFVPEQKNSVYAVFRQNSALRLTAGDEAEVVFNGLPGSVVKGKVKQILPVVASSSYQAQGHLQGLSLDPKLDGIYAEIELNNMADMKNLPAGTMGQVAIYSDYFKHVSIIRKILLRMTSWMHYLYIDH from the coding sequence GTGGACTTATTACTTATTCTGACTTATACCGCGATCTGTTTCGGTATATTTAAATTTTTCAAAATCCCGTTAAATAAATGGACGGTTCCTACCGCAGTCTTGGGCGGTATTGTTCTGATTGGTTCGCTACTGTTATTAATGAATTATAACCATCCGTATTCTGAGCGAGCGCAGATGGTGACGGTGACGCTGCCGATCATTCCTGAAGTGGAAGGCGTGGTGGTTGAAGTCACCCCACACGCAAATCAGAAATTGAAAAAAGGCGATTTCCTGTTCCGTATCGACCCGACGGCCTACGAGGCAAAAGTCGAAGCGCTAAAAGGTGAGGTAGAAACCGCCCAGCAAAACGTGGAAATGCTTAAAGCGCGCCTGGCTTCCGAAAATGCGGATATCGCCCAGGCAAAAGCCGTTCGCGATTTAGCATTGAAAGATGCCAATCGCTACCAGAACGGTAGCAAAGACAAAATGAAAAGCCCGTTTACCGACCAGGAAGTGGTTCGCGCGCAACAAAATTACCTCGCAGCACAGGCCCAGTGGCGCTCGGTTCTCTCAAAACGAGATGAAACCGCGGCCCAGTTAAATGCCATGATCAACGGCGAAAACGCGGCAGTCTACCGGATTAAATCTAAACTCAAAGAAGCGGAATATTTCCTGGCAAGAACCGTCGTTTACGCGCCGAGCGATGGCTACGCTACACAGCTTCTTCTGAAGCCTGGTATGTTCGTGCGCCCGCTCCCGCTGCGCCCGGTGATGGTGTTCGTTCCGGAGCAGAAAAACAGCGTGTATGCCGTCTTCCGCCAAAACTCAGCCCTGCGTTTAACCGCTGGTGATGAAGCGGAAGTGGTGTTTAACGGCCTGCCAGGCAGCGTGGTGAAAGGGAAAGTGAAGCAAATTCTGCCGGTAGTCGCCAGCAGTAGCTACCAGGCGCAAGGCCATCTACAAGGCTTAAGTCTCGACCCGAAACTCGACGGTATTTATGCAGAAATCGAGCTGAATAATATGGCTGATATGAAGAACTTACCCGCCGGGACGATGGGCCAGGTGGCGATTTATTCAGACTATTTCAAACACGTTTCTATTATCCGCAAAATCCTGCTGCGCATGACAAGCTGGATGCATTATCTGTATATCGATCATTGA
- a CDS encoding EamA family transporter: protein MHQAKVLFPTGHRLFRFCVFLFCFCLPLTLVIYGGQFISLSTVAVIFAAMPVAILLVSIVVLNAPTSLLQLAGASLALMSLLFFLQETFRDATSDSWKGALAVVVAVIMYAYLYVQRKKRVSESQLNLN from the coding sequence ATGCATCAAGCGAAAGTGTTATTCCCAACAGGGCATCGGCTTTTCCGGTTTTGCGTGTTTTTGTTCTGTTTCTGCCTACCCCTTACGCTGGTGATTTATGGCGGGCAGTTCATCAGTCTCAGCACCGTCGCTGTCATTTTTGCCGCGATGCCGGTGGCTATTCTTCTGGTATCCATTGTGGTGCTCAATGCCCCGACCAGCCTGTTACAGCTTGCAGGCGCGTCGCTGGCATTGATGTCGCTGCTATTTTTCCTGCAAGAAACGTTCCGCGATGCGACGAGCGATAGCTGGAAAGGTGCGCTGGCCGTGGTCGTCGCGGTCATCATGTATGCGTATCTTTACGTGCAACGCAAAAAGCGCGTCTCTGAATCGCAACTTAACTTAAATTAG
- a CDS encoding GGDEF domain-containing protein, translating into MSEEILRQQIQNLKRHNARLKRIAHDSRNKLSAALDGTGLCLWQLDIASGKLIIFNRRWGSMLGYQPKELSAHFDVWREHLHPEDKEMVLSAFYNHLEGKTPFYEALHRMQAKNGTISWVLDRGRVTEWSDDGKPLKVTGTHIDMTKEKQYEQQLATLANHDPLTGLANRYALHAQFDLLKNLGSLSVAFIDLDDFKNVNDTLGHRSGDEVLLQLSQRLRDACPAEVTIGRIGGDEFILLLPWTLDNQEIMRIALRCLDAAITPFELGNGAAKVGASIGVNESWASDNFSDAVIRADESMYLIKRTGKNGVALGARILIQS; encoded by the coding sequence ATGTCAGAAGAAATCCTCAGGCAGCAGATCCAGAACCTCAAAAGGCACAACGCCCGTCTTAAGAGAATTGCGCACGACTCGCGTAACAAGCTGAGTGCGGCTCTGGACGGGACGGGTTTGTGCTTATGGCAGCTCGATATCGCGAGCGGAAAGTTAATTATTTTTAACCGCCGATGGGGTTCCATGCTGGGTTATCAGCCCAAAGAACTTAGCGCTCATTTTGACGTGTGGCGGGAGCATCTTCATCCTGAAGATAAAGAAATGGTGCTGTCTGCGTTTTATAACCATCTCGAAGGCAAGACGCCATTCTACGAAGCGCTGCACCGGATGCAGGCCAAAAATGGCACTATTTCCTGGGTGCTTGATCGGGGTCGTGTGACGGAGTGGAGTGATGATGGGAAACCGCTGAAAGTGACCGGCACCCACATCGATATGACCAAAGAAAAGCAGTATGAACAGCAGCTTGCCACGCTGGCTAATCACGATCCGCTTACCGGGCTTGCCAACCGCTATGCGCTGCATGCGCAGTTCGATTTGCTCAAAAATCTCGGCTCGCTATCCGTGGCGTTTATCGATCTTGATGATTTCAAAAACGTGAATGATACGTTGGGGCATCGCAGCGGCGACGAGGTATTACTGCAACTCAGCCAGCGTCTGCGTGATGCCTGCCCGGCAGAAGTGACCATTGGCCGCATCGGAGGCGATGAATTTATCCTGCTGTTGCCGTGGACGCTGGATAATCAGGAAATTATGCGGATCGCCCTGCGCTGCCTGGATGCCGCGATTACTCCGTTTGAGCTGGGTAACGGGGCGGCAAAAGTCGGCGCTTCAATTGGCGTCAATGAATCCTGGGCCAGCGACAATTTCAGCGATGCGGTGATACGTGCCGACGAATCGATGTATCTGATTAAACGCACCGGTAAAAATGGCGTGGCGCTGGGGGCCAGAATTCTCATTCAAAGCTAA
- the yghX gene encoding YghX family hydrolase → MTRLTAKDFPPELLEYFDFYVHGKISKREFLDIAGKFVVGGLSAVALGTLLTPNYAFATQVEFTDPDIVAEYIEYPSPQGHGQVRAYLVRPAKAAGKVPGVVVVHENRGLNPYIEDVARRVAKAGFIALAPDGLSSVGGYPGNDEKGRELQSQVDPTKLMNDFFAAIEFLMHHDAVTGKVGITGFCYGGGVANAAAVAYPELAAAVPFYGRQPKIEDVPRIKAPLLLHFGELDSRINEGWPAYEAALKANDKVYEGYIYPGVNHGFHNDSTPRYDKAAAELSWKRTIDWFNKYLA, encoded by the coding sequence ATGACACGACTTACCGCGAAAGATTTCCCTCCTGAATTACTCGAATACTTCGATTTTTACGTTCATGGCAAAATCAGCAAACGTGAGTTTCTCGATATCGCGGGCAAGTTTGTCGTCGGCGGGCTTTCGGCGGTGGCGCTTGGCACCTTATTAACGCCGAATTACGCTTTCGCCACGCAGGTGGAATTTACCGACCCGGATATTGTGGCGGAATACATTGAATACCCCAGCCCGCAGGGACATGGGCAGGTGCGGGCTTATCTGGTGCGCCCGGCAAAAGCGGCGGGCAAAGTGCCTGGCGTGGTGGTGGTGCATGAAAACCGTGGCCTGAATCCATACATTGAAGATGTGGCGCGACGCGTTGCCAAAGCCGGATTTATTGCGCTGGCACCGGACGGTTTAAGCTCGGTGGGCGGTTATCCGGGTAATGACGAAAAAGGTCGCGAGCTGCAATCGCAGGTCGATCCCACCAAATTGATGAATGATTTCTTCGCCGCTATCGAATTTTTGATGCACCACGACGCGGTGACAGGCAAGGTCGGCATCACCGGTTTTTGTTACGGTGGCGGCGTGGCGAATGCCGCGGCGGTCGCTTACCCGGAACTCGCCGCTGCCGTGCCGTTCTATGGCCGTCAGCCGAAAATCGAAGATGTGCCACGCATCAAAGCGCCATTATTGCTGCATTTTGGTGAGCTGGATTCGCGCATCAACGAGGGCTGGCCCGCGTATGAAGCGGCGCTCAAAGCGAACGATAAAGTCTACGAAGGTTATATCTATCCCGGCGTGAATCACGGTTTTCATAACGATTCGACACCGCGTTATGACAAAGCCGCAGCGGAACTGTCGTGGAAGCGCACGATTGATTGGTTTAATAAATATCTGGCTTAG
- a CDS encoding DMT family transporter, which translates to MGAAFCCLLWGSAYPAIKNGYEIFQIATDDLAGKIVFAGYRFVIAGLLLLAFASLQGKSVARLSRQQFSQLALLGVTQTAIQYIFFYIGLAYTTGVKGSIMNATGTFFSVLLAHFIYQNDKLSINKVVGCVLGFAGVMVVNFNSQLMDFSFSLMGDGFVVLAAFILSAASLYGKRISQTMDATIMTGWQLAIGGLVLTIGGYASGGTLTFHGWESVAILGYLALLSSVAFALWSLLLKHNRVGMIAPFNFLIPVSGAVLSAIFLQESILEWRYALALVLVCFGIWRVNVVKSRLN; encoded by the coding sequence ATGGGGGCCGCTTTTTGTTGCCTGTTATGGGGTAGCGCTTACCCGGCAATTAAAAACGGCTATGAAATATTTCAGATAGCGACGGATGACCTGGCGGGGAAAATTGTCTTTGCCGGTTATCGGTTTGTGATAGCAGGCCTGCTGTTGCTGGCGTTTGCGTCTCTGCAAGGCAAGTCTGTTGCGCGTTTATCACGCCAGCAGTTTTCGCAACTCGCGCTATTAGGCGTGACGCAAACCGCGATTCAATACATCTTCTTTTATATTGGCCTTGCCTATACCACCGGGGTGAAAGGTTCAATCATGAACGCCACCGGCACCTTCTTTAGCGTGTTACTCGCGCACTTTATTTATCAGAACGACAAGCTCAGCATCAATAAAGTGGTGGGCTGCGTGCTCGGTTTTGCCGGTGTGATGGTGGTGAACTTCAACAGTCAGCTGATGGATTTTAGCTTTAGCCTGATGGGCGATGGTTTCGTGGTGCTGGCGGCGTTTATTCTTTCTGCCGCGTCGCTGTATGGTAAACGGATTTCGCAGACCATGGACGCCACCATTATGACCGGCTGGCAACTGGCGATAGGCGGCCTGGTGCTGACCATTGGCGGGTATGCCAGCGGTGGCACACTGACGTTCCACGGCTGGGAATCGGTGGCAATTCTTGGCTATTTAGCGCTGTTATCTTCCGTGGCGTTCGCGCTGTGGAGCCTGCTTTTGAAACACAATCGCGTGGGCATGATTGCGCCATTTAACTTCCTGATCCCGGTGTCGGGCGCGGTATTGTCGGCTATTTTCTTGCAAGAAAGCATTCTTGAATGGCGCTATGCGCTGGCGTTAGTGCTGGTGTGCTTCGGCATCTGGCGCGTGAACGTGGTTAAGTCGCGCTTAAATTAG